A stretch of DNA from Macrotis lagotis isolate mMagLag1 chromosome X, bilby.v1.9.chrom.fasta, whole genome shotgun sequence:
ATTCTGTCCTTTgatctccctctctgtctctcacttccAAATTTATTCTCACTCCTCATCACAACCTCCAGTCCCTCTATCCCATCCTGTTCTATGAGTTCATCTCTTCAGTCTGGACTAACTTAACTCCCTTCACAGTCAAGACCCTAAGGTTAAACAACTCAATTGTCCCACACTCTTATGCCCTTATGTTGCTGAGCACACCTTACAAAATTTCAACCCTGGGTTGCTCCTCATTTTTCACCTCTTATTCCTGTGAAGCTACATAAAACTAGTATCAACTACAAATTCATGTCACCACATATCCACTGGATCCTCATAGCTGCATAGTAAGCCTTTAATTCTTCCCTGGATAACTTTCTATAACACTCTGCAGGGGATACTGGAGTGGCGGTCATGGGTACACTTCCCATCTGTCTGTCACATGCCACTCTCTTCCTCCCCgccttgatgatctcatcagtctCATGATGATTTCCCAAATCTATATCCAGCCCTGAACTTCTTCCCTCATTATTGCCAGCTGCATGCTAAACATTTCTACTCTGAGAGACTGGCATCACAAATTTGATGTGTCTGAAATGGCATTCATGACAGTCAATCAGCTGCTGGCTCTTGTGGATTATATCTCCATGACTTCTTTCACATCTCTCTCCTTACACAAGGTCATGGTCCAAGTTATGGCCCTCATTCATGGGTCTCCCTGCCCCTAGCCCCTCCCTTCCAAACTCCTACCCaaataagcttcctgagggcaaggTCTGACTAGCATTCCCATTCATTCCACAAGCACTGACTAACACGTCATGTGAGGTcttggggatacaaaggcaaggaaggaggggggggagtgaaggaggaagggaggaaggcagggaggaagaaaggaaggaaggaaggagggagggggaggaagtgaaagaggaagggaggaaggaaggaaggaaggaaggaaggaaggaaggaaggaaggagggagggggggaggaagtgaaggaggaaggaaggaaggaaggaaggaaggaaggaggggggagaaagtgaaggaggaagggaggaaggaaggaaggaaggagggagggagggagggagggagggagggagggaagaaaaaactgTTTTTGAAAAAAACCATTTTTCTGGAGGTGTGGTTCTACCGAAGCGGCTTCTCTCCATTCCGAAGCCCCACCCCGTCCCCCTGGACCCCAGCCGCGCTCCTCCACGGCACACCTGCCCCGCGGGGTCTGTGATCCGCACTGCCCCGAGCATTTTTCTCGAGGAGCTGAAATCTGGCGGATTCTAAGCTGCTGACGTTGGCACAGACCTTGCGGATGGCGTTGGCACTGGAGGGCGCGGGGCGCGGGCATGCAGAAGTCCGCGGGAAACCGGCCCCAAAGCGTGGCTGTCAGAGCTGCGGCCGCCATGCGTGGCCGCGCGGGCCTTCACACACCCACTCGTATGCCCAACGGGCCTCCGACACCCGCCTCTCACAAACGGGAAGGGGGTGCGGAGAGCGCTTGGCCCCCCGTCACGCGGGGCGTGGGTCGGTGAAGCCCCGAGcctgggaaggaggaggaggcgggAGAGCCTCCGGGCGCGGGGGCGGGGCTAGGAGGGGCGGGGCCACGCCTCCCCCGGAAGTCCCGCCTGGGAGCGCCGGAAGTGGAGCCGGATGACGGGCAGCTCCGGCGGAGCCGCTTCCCGCACGTGAAGCCTCGGCCCGCGGAGCCGGGGCCAGAGACCCCGCCCGTTTCACCGCCACCCCCCCCCCGCCCGCGCCGGCCAGGAACAGGAAGTGAGCTCCCACTTCCGGCGGCGCTCTGGGAGGCGGGAGGACTCGGCGTCTCGGTAATCCCGCCGGTGCCCTGAAGGGTGCGGGAAGCGTGGGAGAGTGAAGTGGGAGTGGGGGGCGGCGCGTCCGAGGGAACCGGAGCGGAGGAGGGgcgggggagagaggaagagaagaggaaaaacgGGGAGCGGACAGGGAAAAGGGGGGACGCGAGGacgtgggggagggggagcgggAGAGTGGGGGAGGATGGGGGACGAGGGGCATCCAGGAGCAGAATCTGGGGGCGccgtggacagagcaccggccccggggtcaggaggacctgggttcaaatgtggcctcaggcaatgatgacctagccgtgtggccttgggcaagccgcttaaccccattgccttgcaaaaaaactaagaaaaaataccctaaaaaagaaaacaaagtggaATCTACTGAAAACACCTGCCTCTGCGGCCTCCCTGCCCAAATTACTGGGTTTGTCTGAATAACCGAAAATTGGAGTACCCAAGGAGGAAAACTGATATATCCTGGGCCATATCctaattaatagaaaaaaatagtttcttgGGTTAGACTTGGTGGGAACTTCAGTTTTCCCGTGACAATTCCATCTTGGAATTTATGAGAGTCTAATCTAAAACTGAGCCTAATCTAATAGATACTCGAGATTAGAGAAAGCAGATTTCAAAGGTTTCAGAGAAAGGATTCCATGAAATGGAACTAAAATTCTACAGTCCCCCCCCAGGAGCGATGAAAAGCTCTCAAGACTGAAATTCTGAAggcacaaagaaaaacaattctaataAACAGGAAGAGGGGAGGTGTGGAATTCCACACTCACCCACccccacaccccccccccaagaatgaACTATAATCTGGGAAATGGGcacaaaaataatcatttctccttcttttcaAGCAAGAGCAGGAGGAAGTATATGATGTGGACACAAAGTTTTGGGCGAAGATATATAAAGGCCTTTTTGAAAGGTTTCTTTGTTGCTGTGCCTGTAACGGTAACTTTCTTAGATCAAGTGGCCTGTGTAGCAAGAGTGGAAGGAGCTTCCATGCAACCTTCTTTGAATCCCGGGGGGAGCCATTCATCTGATATAGTACTTTTGAACCATTGGAAAGTTAGGAATTATGAAGTGCAGCGTGGTGATATTGTGTCATTGGTATCTCCCAAAAACCCAGAGCAGAAGATCATTAAAAGAGTGATTGCTCTTGAAGGAGACATCATCAAAACAATGGGACATAAGAATAGGTATGTGAAAGTCCCACGTGGCCACATGTGGGTTGAAGGTGACCATCATGGACACAGCTTTGACAGTAATGCTTTTGGGCCAGTTTCCCTTGGACTTCTGCATGCCCATGCCACCCATATTCTGTGGCCTCCAGAACGATGGCAGCGTTTGGAATCTGTTCTCCCTCCAGAGCGTGTGCCAGTTCAGATTGAAGAGAAGTAACCTCCTTGCATCTGCATGACCTCTTTGACTTaggaagacaatataaaaaaaagagagaaacctaAAACACAGACCATGTATTGGTTAAATCTGCAAAAAGAGCTTTTGGTTTCATACTGAAGCAAAAAGATTTTCTTTCAGATGAAACAGTTGTATGGCATGCTACGTTGTCTGGAATACTTGTACTCCAGCAAAAAGGACCTGGCAGCACAGtaccaaaagaagaaatttacaATGTGACTTTTGTTGGCCTTGCCATACCTTGTGGTAGGATTAAATTGTTGATATTCTTGTTTCTTAATCTGTcaattgttgatttttttgaaatttgggtTTCAGCTAATGTTAAACTTGATGAAAATATATCCATCTAGTAAGTAGCTAATGCATGATTCAGAAGTTATGACACAGATGGCAATGTGATTGTGTCAGCATTCACTGATTAGAAAATGAATcgtgtggggcagctaggaggcagtggatagagcaccagccctggagtcagaaggacttgagttcaaatttgtctcaaacactta
This window harbors:
- the LOC141500035 gene encoding mitochondrial inner membrane protease subunit 2, translated to MMWTQSFGRRYIKAFLKGFFVAVPVTVTFLDQVACVARVEGASMQPSLNPGGSHSSDIVLLNHWKVRNYEVQRGDIVSLVSPKNPEQKIIKRVIALEGDIIKTMGHKNRYVKVPRGHMWVEGDHHGHSFDSNAFGPVSLGLLHAHATHILWPPERWQRLESVLPPERVPVQIEEK